The DNA segment GGCTAGGAGCAGCTGGGATGCGATGATCCTCTTGGACGTCATAGCTGGGGTTGACGAGTACGACGCTACCAGCATCCATTTTGGTACTGCAGCCGAGGGCGAGGGAGGGTTGGAGCCGGAGGACCTCTCGTTCTGCATACCGGAAGGGCTGGTGGAGCACTCGGAGGAGATTGTGAAGAGAGCCTTCTACAACACCATGGGGGAGCTGGAGGGCCTGGGGGCTAGACTTGAGTACATAAGCCTTGGAGGGGTGGAGTCGTACGTTCTTCCAACATACTATACTATAGCCCTCGCCGAAGCCGCCTCCAACCTCGCCAGGTACGATGGAACCCTCTACCCTGTCCGGGGTAGAAGCGGCGACTATTGGAGGCAGGCTGCAGAGGCTAGGGCCAAGGGCTTCGGGCTCGAGGTTAAGAGGCGTATACTGATGGGAGTGTACGTTTTGAGCGAGGGATATAAGGACGAGTACTATCTCGCTGCAACCAAGCTTAGGCGCATCATAAGGGATACTATGCTTAAGACTGTCGGAAAATGCCTTGTGGCGACCCCAGCCAGCCCAATAATGCCGCCCAGGATAGGGGAGAGGGTGGACGACCCCCTGAAGCTCTACGCGATGGACATATACACTGTTCTAGCAAACCTTTCAGGCCTACCAGCTATAGCCCTCCCAGTAGATATACGCGGAAGCCTCCCAATCGGAATTCAGCTAGTCGGGCCTAGGATGGGTGAGAGGCTTCTTGTAGGCGCCGCCCGCATAATAGAGGGCATCACAGGCCTGGCGGGGGTGGTTGCTGGTTGAAGGGTAGCGGTGTTAACGTCAAAATAGGGCTAGAGATACATGTCCAGCTCTCGAACGCGGGCTCGAAGCTCTTCTGCGGCTGCGACAGCGAGTACAGGAGCTATAAGCCCAACACGAACGTTTGCCCTGTCTGCCTAGGCCTACCAGGGGCTCTTCCCGTCCCGAGTAGGAGGCCCATAGTGCTGGCCCTGGCAGCATCTATAGCCCTGGGCTGTAGAGTCCCCCGGAACATTATTTTCACTCGGAAGCATTACTTCTATCCGGACCTCCCAAAGAACTACCAGATAACACAGTTCGAAAAAGCGGGCGGAGCGCCCGTCTGCATGGGAGGGCTCCTAGAGTATCTCGACACCGACGACTGGAGCTGGGAGAGGGTTAGGATAAGGAGGATAAACCTCGAGGAGGATCCTGGGAAGACGTACTATGAGGGCAGCATACTCACCAGCAGGTACGCCCTAGTTGACTATAATAGAAGCGGAGTACCCCTTCTGGAGATAGTTACCGAGCCGGATATCCCCAGTCCCCGCCACGCCAGGATGCTCGTTGACTACCTCCTCCTCACCCTCGAGTATATCGGGGCTACTAATCCCAGGCTCGAGGGAGTGTTCCGGGTCGACGCGAACATCAGCATAGCAGGGGGCGAGCGCGTTGAAGTTAAAAACATAGGTTCGACCCAGGACGTGGAGAAGGCGTTGAAATTTGAGATATCGAGGCAGAGGCTTATAGTCGAGAAGGGAGGCAGGGTGGAAAGGGAAACCAGGCATTGGGATGCGGAGAGGGGTATGACAAAGCCGCTGAGGGTTAAAGAGGAGGAGGCTGACTACCTATACTTCCCCGACCCAGACCTCCCCCCAGTAGAGATTACGGAAGCCATGCTCGCAGAGGCTGAGAAGCTCGCTTCAAGAACGCCGGGAACCGTCTACAGGGAGATAGAGTCTATGGGGGTTAGGAGGGAGATAGCGTGGAGCATAACAAGCACACTCCCAGCAGCCCGCCTATTCCTGGAAGCCGTTAAGCTCGGGGCTGACCCGGGGATAGCGGCCCGGCTTGTTGGTGTAGATCTGAAGGGCGAGCTTAAGGAGGTGGGGAAGGACCTCTACAGCCCTGGCAACTGGCCTCCGCCAGAGTCTATTGTAGTCCTCTCAAACCTAATAGCCAAGGGAGACTACACCTACGATAGTATAAAGGGTCTAGTAGTGCCCAAGCTTGCAGCTAACCCGGAGGCCGATGTTAGAAGCCTCCTGCCGGAGAAGGTTGAGGATATCGAGAGTCTGGTCGAGGATGTTTTGAATAGGGAGAAGCAGGCTGTCCAAGACTACCTGGCTGGGAAGAAGAAGGCACTTAACTATCTCGTAGGCCAGGTTATGAGGGCCGCCAAGGGCAGGGCGCTGGACCCGCGTCAAGCCAGGGAGATCCTTCTCCGAAGGCTTTCAGCTATAAAAGAGGAGGATAGTTAAGAGGGTGAAGAAATATATACTGGACTGCACTGCCACACCCTCTAATAGCTTATTTTCCCTTCAATACCAATCCATAGACTCATGGGTCTAGATTCTAGATTGAGGTGGCTACAGCTATGAGGGTAAGGGCGACTGCGTTCGCTATGGTGTCAATCATTATGCTTTCAGTCTTCGCCCTAACCGGCTACCTAATGTACGCTCAGCCCAGCGAGGAGGAGGCTAGGGCTACTTTCGAGAGCATCGGTTGCGTGAGCTGTCACAACGGAACAGTAGCGGCAACATGGGACGAGATCGTTAATGAGCTTAAAGAGGTTCCAGAGAAGTACGGTGGAGATATAGATGCGTTTGCCAGGGATGTGGCGTACTTCGGCCAGAAGGGAGCTTTCAACACTTGGGATGACCTTATGGCTACTATGGCGCAGAACGTTGGAAAACAGCCTAGTGACCCTGACATACAGAAGATAAACGAGTTCTTCCTATCCATCGCGGGTGTGAGCGGCGGCGAGACAACGCAGACCGAGACAGCCCAGGAGACCACAACCCCACAGGCCACCACCGGGGAAACTGAAACCGTGGAGACGCAGACCGAGAAGGCTGAGGCGGGTATACCCTTCGGCCTGGCAGCAGCTATAGCGCTGCTGATCGTGGTCCTTATAGCGGCTGCAGCGTACATGTTCGCCAGGAGGTAGAGCATATATTTTACACTGTAAATAATGGCCAGACCCGCGTATTGTTTTAACATTTTAAAACATAGTTTAGTTTTTATTGGCAGAGAGAAAATCTGGGGTGCTGTAGGGTGGGTGAGAGGGCTAACTCGGGTGCTGGGAGAGGGGCATTCGCTGTCATGGCAGTCTGGACCGCACTGCTTATACTAGCCTGGATATCCGTTGCCCTCATCATGGTTGAGAGGGGATTCTTCAATGGCGCGTAACGGGCTTGTCTACGAGTACATGTTTATAGCGATAATTGTTGCCGTTCTAGCAGGGTTTATATCGAGCTTGGCGTACTATAGCTACGCGCTCAACGTGAACCCTGCGTGCGAAGCGATAAAGGCTGACCAGCAGGCTCTCGATGACATAGTTCGGAAGGCGCAGACCACGCCTGTAGTGGAGAAGGCCGAGGGTGTCTACGAAGTGTACATAGTAGGGAGGCAGTTCGTATGGATACCCTCAAACATAGTGCTCAAGGATCCCAAGCAGGTGACGTTCTATGTAGCAACTACCGACGTTATACACGGCTTTGAAATTGCGGGCACAAATGTCAACTTCATGGTCATCCCCGGCTATATAGCAAAGTTCACGTGGTATCCGCCCAAGAACGCGGAGGGTGAGTACCTTATACTATGTAACGAGTACTGCGGCGTCGGCCACCAGTTCATGAAAGCAAGCCTGGTTATAGAGAGAAGCCAGCAGGCATTGTCAGAGAGTGAGGCAGGAGCTCAACAGATAATAGCAGGCATGGTGGACACCCTCTCAGCCACTACGGGGCTTACGCTGGTTCCAACGTCATAGGCTCCAAACCGGGAAAACTCTTAAGAAGATCTAGTGGAGCCCGCCTCTTCTTTGTTCCCTCAAATTATAATGAAGAAATAATCAGCTTCACACGTCTAATCCAGCTCCATGGGTACCAAAAGTGGTAGACCGTAGAACAGCTTTTATTGCAGTTGGCGTTGTATTAGTAGCTTTCGCCATTAGTGTCGGGGTGGCGCTGATAGTCGCATCTACAGTCATAACCAAGCTTGTCGGCAACACAAGCATAGCATCCTACAACAGTTATGTAGCGGCTATAGAGTACAACAAGCCCTTGGAGCCTGTGGAGGCGTTGAGCAACGAGGGGGAGATAAGAATACCTGTTGAAGGTGTGGTCAATATCGTCGTCCCCCAATATGTGAATTGTCCCGACGTCTGCCATTGGGAGTCGGCTATCATGCTCTATCTCATGGGAGAGCTTGTTGACAGGGGCCTACAGGATAAGGTTGTCTTCGTGACCATAGGCGTAAACCCGTACTACGAGACTATAGCGGATGGCGAGAGGTATATGGAGAGCGTGGCAGGAGACTACCTCGAGAAGGGGGTAAGGTGGATATGGGTGCTCGACAGCGTCGAGAAGCAGGAGAAACTCTGGGACATGTTTGGAATAGCCGTCAGCCTCTATTGTGTTAAGAAGGACGGCAGCATAGTTAACCAGCTAACGTACGAAGACTACCTAAGCCTGAAAAACTCGGGAGAGTGCAGGTTTATAGGGGTGAATCACACTGCAGGGTTTATAATAGTTGACAGCCAAGGCGTGTTTAGATATTTCATAAGCCCTACCGACGAGGGGTGGCAGCGGGGTCAGAAGCAGGTTGCAGAGGCTATTCTCCAATATATTCTAAATTTGGTGGAGGAGAGCGGCTAGATTACATAGGAGATCATATTGCTCCCTCCATACTAGTATAGGTATAGCGGGGGACTGGGATGGGAAAGGGAGGGAAGAGCCAGCTTAGGATCTCGAGAAGCTCGAAGACCGTATCTCTAGGTGTTATGCTTAAGCTCGCCACCATAATATTCGTGGCCGTGGTTATCCTCTCCTTCATGGTGACCGAATCTAGTAAGAACGAGAACATTATATTCCTTGATAATCCTAAGGATTATTGGAGTGTAGTGAGAAGCTATGATAAGGTTCTCGTTTACGTAGGGCAGACAGGCTGTCTCGGCTGTAAGAAGATAGACCCAGCAATAGAAAGGTTCGCGGCTGAGCAGAACGAAGTCAAGGTGGTGAAAGTATGGCTCGACACCCTTATAAAGGTCGATGCAGAGTCTACCTTCGACCTCCTCACCAATCTTGGTGTTGAGGGGACACCTACACTCATACTCTACAAGAATGGAGTAGAGGTGGCCAGGCACGTATCTACCTTCGGGTTCGGAGACCAGTATGGTCCCTTGAAGGAGTTCGTGGAGAAGAGCCTAAGCGGAGAGGTATTTATGATAGACTACTCTACACCAGGCCAGGCGTATCTTGTTAAAGACACATTCGACCCCAAGTTGATAGCTTCTCTTACAGTGGTAGGATTCTTACTGGGCCTTGTAGCCGCGTTCTCCCCGTGCAGCCTACCCATGGTGGCAGCCTTTGCATCGCAATCAGTCTCCGAGTCGCTCCGCTTCAAAAGCTATGTTATAAACCTCACTGGCATAATGGCAGCAGCCATTGGGCTCGGCACCATACTTTCCCTCCTCTACCTGGTCTCGATATTCATCCCCGTAAACATATACCAGCTCATGATATACTACGCCGCGTCCGTGATAATAGCGTGGGGCGCTCTAACGCTAGCTGGGAGGGATGTATTGATAAGAAGCGGTGGCAAGGCAAAAATCCTGCTACCAGTGCTTGGCCTACAGTGCAGCCTTCCATTCCTCCTAACAGCAATAGCCTTAGCAAGCAAGGCGCCACAC comes from the Aeropyrum camini SY1 = JCM 12091 genome and includes:
- a CDS encoding amidase family protein → MRRIHTVKQLLESYRAGDIDPVEHVSEVLERLRRWEGEVNAFISLEAEEVLLNAAEESARRWKRGEARRLEGVVVGVKDNISTSFLPTTAGSRMLDGYIPPFNATVVERLLSEGAIIIGKTNLDEFAMGSTGEFSAFGPTRNPWDLSRVPGGSSSGSGACLAYGGCDVALGSDTGGSVRLPAAYTATVGLKPTYGLVSRYGLIPYANSLEQISPMARSSWDAMILLDVIAGVDEYDATSIHFGTAAEGEGGLEPEDLSFCIPEGLVEHSEEIVKRAFYNTMGELEGLGARLEYISLGGVESYVLPTYYTIALAEAASNLARYDGTLYPVRGRSGDYWRQAAEARAKGFGLEVKRRILMGVYVLSEGYKDEYYLAATKLRRIIRDTMLKTVGKCLVATPASPIMPPRIGERVDDPLKLYAMDIYTVLANLSGLPAIALPVDIRGSLPIGIQLVGPRMGERLLVGAARIIEGITGLAGVVAG
- the gatB gene encoding Asp-tRNA(Asn)/Glu-tRNA(Gln) amidotransferase subunit GatB, whose product is MKGSGVNVKIGLEIHVQLSNAGSKLFCGCDSEYRSYKPNTNVCPVCLGLPGALPVPSRRPIVLALAASIALGCRVPRNIIFTRKHYFYPDLPKNYQITQFEKAGGAPVCMGGLLEYLDTDDWSWERVRIRRINLEEDPGKTYYEGSILTSRYALVDYNRSGVPLLEIVTEPDIPSPRHARMLVDYLLLTLEYIGATNPRLEGVFRVDANISIAGGERVEVKNIGSTQDVEKALKFEISRQRLIVEKGGRVERETRHWDAERGMTKPLRVKEEEADYLYFPDPDLPPVEITEAMLAEAEKLASRTPGTVYREIESMGVRREIAWSITSTLPAARLFLEAVKLGADPGIAARLVGVDLKGELKEVGKDLYSPGNWPPPESIVVLSNLIAKGDYTYDSIKGLVVPKLAANPEADVRSLLPEKVEDIESLVEDVLNREKQAVQDYLAGKKKALNYLVGQVMRAAKGRALDPRQAREILLRRLSAIKEEDS
- a CDS encoding cytochrome c oxidase subunit II; this translates as MARNGLVYEYMFIAIIVAVLAGFISSLAYYSYALNVNPACEAIKADQQALDDIVRKAQTTPVVEKAEGVYEVYIVGRQFVWIPSNIVLKDPKQVTFYVATTDVIHGFEIAGTNVNFMVIPGYIAKFTWYPPKNAEGEYLILCNEYCGVGHQFMKASLVIERSQQALSESEAGAQQIIAGMVDTLSATTGLTLVPTS
- a CDS encoding SCO family protein, translating into MVDRRTAFIAVGVVLVAFAISVGVALIVASTVITKLVGNTSIASYNSYVAAIEYNKPLEPVEALSNEGEIRIPVEGVVNIVVPQYVNCPDVCHWESAIMLYLMGELVDRGLQDKVVFVTIGVNPYYETIADGERYMESVAGDYLEKGVRWIWVLDSVEKQEKLWDMFGIAVSLYCVKKDGSIVNQLTYEDYLSLKNSGECRFIGVNHTAGFIIVDSQGVFRYFISPTDEGWQRGQKQVAEAILQYILNLVEESG
- a CDS encoding thioredoxin domain-containing protein codes for the protein MGKGGKSQLRISRSSKTVSLGVMLKLATIIFVAVVILSFMVTESSKNENIIFLDNPKDYWSVVRSYDKVLVYVGQTGCLGCKKIDPAIERFAAEQNEVKVVKVWLDTLIKVDAESTFDLLTNLGVEGTPTLILYKNGVEVARHVSTFGFGDQYGPLKEFVEKSLSGEVFMIDYSTPGQAYLVKDTFDPKLIASLTVVGFLLGLVAAFSPCSLPMVAAFASQSVSESLRFKSYVINLTGIMAAAIGLGTILSLLYLVSIFIPVNIYQLMIYYAASVIIAWGALTLAGRDVLIRSGGKAKILLPVLGLQCSLPFLLTAIALASKAPHLVIASSIAFAAGYALPYSLAGAIGASAGVKIEKIMRASAMKYLQGILLIGAGAYLIYYNLPAIL